One part of the Saprospiraceae bacterium genome encodes these proteins:
- a CDS encoding RNA polymerase sigma factor translates to MKSNSFVPALNTHRDRLLSFAFNLTKSNDDAKDLLQETFLRALMNQEKFQEGTNIKAWLLTIMRNIFINNYRKKSKTKVLFDSTDNLYILNSGPNHIGNQGETNMLMQELNGMITELDDTIRYPFIKHFEGYKYQEIAEDMQLPLGTVKSRIFFARKDLKHKIEQRYGKTLGFKDLSLKMAS, encoded by the coding sequence ATGAAGTCTAATAGCTTTGTCCCCGCTTTAAACACACACCGAGATCGCCTGTTGAGCTTTGCGTTTAATCTTACAAAAAGCAATGATGACGCCAAAGACCTGCTGCAGGAGACATTCCTCCGGGCGCTGATGAACCAGGAAAAATTCCAGGAAGGCACCAATATCAAAGCATGGTTACTGACCATCATGCGCAATATATTTATCAATAATTATCGCAAGAAGTCAAAGACCAAAGTGCTGTTTGATTCAACTGACAATCTTTATATCCTCAATTCTGGTCCCAATCATATTGGCAACCAGGGAGAAACCAATATGCTGATGCAAGAGCTCAATGGTATGATCACCGAACTGGATGACACGATACGATACCCTTTCATCAAACATTTTGAAGGTTACAAGTACCAGGAGATTGCAGAGGATATGCAGCTGCCTCTCGGCACTGTAAAAAGCAGGATATTTTTCGCCAGAAAAGACCTCAAGCATAAGATTGAGCAACGGTATGGCAAGACCTTAGGGTTTAAAGATCTGAGCCTGAAAATGGCGAGCTAA
- a CDS encoding ATP-binding protein, whose protein sequence is MDKIRQEHNQFLQNLVTSFHREIQQEIGWDERLLFIKGARGVGKTTLILQYIKQTYDFDTKALYVSMDSLNTANYTLLDIAKQHSNLGGTHLFIDEIHKYDRWSIELKNIYDLYQNLHVVVSGLSILDLYKGNADLSRRAITHVLQGLSLREFLNIQNDLVLQRYTLAEIIKDHVKIVHEILKVTNPLQYFKDYLAYGYYPFYLQGVKYFHQKLNNTINQIIEVDIPTLFNLEVSNISKIKKLLYHIATTAPFQPNSTKLAASLDLNRQTLNTYLQYLQEGQILQLLWDSTKAYSLISKPDKIYLQNPNLCHLVPSDQKNIGSLRETFFMNQVNTNHRVSTAQKGDFLVDDIYIFEVGGEKKRFNQIADLPDSYLAIDNELIGTGNKIPLWLFGFLY, encoded by the coding sequence ATGGATAAGATAAGACAAGAGCACAATCAATTTTTACAGAACCTGGTTACTTCATTTCACAGAGAAATACAACAGGAAATCGGCTGGGATGAAAGGCTTTTGTTTATAAAAGGAGCCAGAGGGGTAGGCAAAACCACGCTCATCCTCCAATATATAAAACAGACCTATGATTTTGATACCAAGGCACTTTACGTATCGATGGATAGTCTCAATACAGCCAACTATACCTTGCTGGATATCGCCAAGCAACACTCCAATCTGGGTGGGACCCACCTTTTTATAGATGAAATTCATAAGTATGATCGTTGGAGTATAGAACTCAAAAACATCTATGACCTATATCAAAATCTCCACGTAGTGGTATCAGGGTTATCTATCCTGGATCTGTATAAAGGCAATGCTGACCTAAGCCGAAGAGCCATCACCCATGTTTTGCAAGGACTATCTCTGAGAGAATTCCTCAATATTCAAAATGACCTGGTGCTTCAGAGATATACATTGGCAGAAATTATAAAAGACCATGTCAAAATCGTCCATGAGATATTGAAAGTCACTAATCCTCTGCAATATTTTAAAGATTACCTGGCATACGGATATTACCCTTTCTATCTACAGGGAGTAAAGTATTTTCACCAAAAGCTCAATAATACGATCAACCAAATCATCGAAGTAGACATTCCAACACTTTTTAATCTGGAGGTATCCAATATTTCGAAAATAAAAAAGCTATTGTATCATATAGCTACCACTGCACCCTTCCAACCTAACTCTACCAAATTGGCTGCAAGTCTGGATCTAAATAGACAAACTTTAAATACCTATCTGCAATACCTCCAGGAAGGACAAATCTTACAGCTGTTATGGGATAGTACAAAAGCCTATAGCCTGATCTCTAAACCTGATAAAATATATCTTCAAAATCCCAACCTCTGCCACCTGGTACCCTCAGATCAAAAAAATATTGGTAGCTTGAGGGAAACCTTTTTTATGAATCAGGTGAATACAAATCATCGGGTAAGTACAGCCCAAAAAGGCGATTTTCTGGTAGATGATATCTATATATTTGAAGTGGGTGGCGAAAAAAAACGATTCAACCAAATAGCGGACCTGCCTGACAGCTACCTGGCTATCGATAATGAATTAATCGGTACCGGAAATAAGATACCGCTATGGCTATTTGGGTTTTTGTATTGA
- a CDS encoding methylated-DNA--[protein]-cysteine S-methyltransferase yields MNPAATCFFTSPVGYIICTASDTGLSSLSIRQILPEDLGKNQLGHPFLTQTRIQVEEYLEGKRQTFEVPLDFGPASKFFQSVWNILLTIPYGHTRSYGEIAKQLGDINKSRAVGMANGRNPIGIIVPCHRVIGSDHSLTGYAGGLEVKRKLLELESPKKWSLQSEMSF; encoded by the coding sequence ATGAATCCTGCGGCCACCTGCTTTTTCACCAGTCCAGTTGGTTATATCATCTGCACTGCCAGTGACACAGGGCTAAGCTCCTTAAGCATCAGGCAGATATTACCCGAAGATTTGGGTAAAAATCAATTAGGGCATCCCTTTTTGACACAAACCAGGATACAAGTCGAAGAGTACCTGGAAGGAAAAAGACAGACCTTTGAAGTTCCCCTCGATTTTGGACCAGCCAGTAAGTTTTTCCAATCGGTTTGGAATATATTACTCACTATACCCTATGGACATACACGTTCGTATGGTGAAATAGCAAAACAATTGGGAGATATCAATAAATCCAGGGCAGTGGGTATGGCCAATGGTCGTAATCCAATCGGTATCATCGTGCCCTGCCATCGGGTCATTGGAAGTGATCATTCGCTTACGGGGTATGCTGGAGGACTTGAGGTCAAAAGAAAATTGCTGGAACTGGAATCACCTAAGAAATGGTCTTTGCAGAGTGAAATGAGCTTTTGA
- the tgt gene encoding tRNA guanosine(34) transglycosylase Tgt, translating to MGVSFTKCIDDKDSKARTGLLHTDHGTIETPIFMPVGTGASVKGVSSKELTDQVHAQIILSNTYHLYLRPGPEVLSAAGGIHKFMQWHKPVLTDSGGYQVYSLSNLRKIKEEGVAFSSHIDGSKHLFTPESVVDIQLKIGADLIMAFDECPPYPSEYAYAKNSMELTHRWWARCHAHFEQSAMPYDYQPALIPICQGSVYKDLRTASAQFIASYDTPVKAIGGLSVGEKNQDMYDMIECVNEHLPEDKARYLMGVGTPENILLSIEKGIDMFDCVLPTRNARHGLLYTSQGIINIKNARWKFDQSIIDPGLPESFALPYSKSYLRHLIQTNELMGARIATLQNLSLYLYLVKTAREKIEQGVFSTWKNKMIDQVTCRLD from the coding sequence ATGGGGGTAAGTTTTACAAAATGTATTGATGACAAGGACAGCAAGGCTCGCACTGGCCTGTTGCACACAGACCATGGCACCATCGAGACCCCCATCTTCATGCCGGTCGGCACCGGTGCGTCAGTCAAAGGGGTTTCATCAAAAGAATTGACCGACCAGGTGCATGCTCAAATCATACTGAGCAATACCTATCACCTGTACCTGAGACCTGGACCAGAGGTTTTAAGCGCGGCAGGAGGCATCCATAAGTTTATGCAGTGGCACAAGCCGGTGCTGACAGATAGTGGTGGATACCAGGTATATTCTTTGAGCAACCTTAGAAAAATCAAGGAAGAAGGAGTGGCATTTTCGTCGCACATCGACGGATCCAAGCACCTTTTTACTCCAGAATCCGTCGTGGACATTCAGCTCAAGATCGGAGCAGACCTCATCATGGCCTTTGATGAATGTCCGCCTTACCCCAGTGAGTATGCTTATGCCAAGAATTCCATGGAGCTCACACATCGATGGTGGGCCAGGTGCCATGCACACTTTGAGCAGTCAGCTATGCCTTATGATTATCAACCTGCTTTGATACCCATTTGCCAGGGTTCCGTATACAAAGATCTTAGAACCGCTTCGGCGCAATTTATAGCCAGCTACGACACGCCGGTCAAAGCGATTGGTGGGCTTTCCGTTGGTGAAAAAAATCAGGACATGTATGACATGATCGAATGTGTCAACGAACATCTGCCCGAAGACAAGGCACGGTACCTAATGGGGGTCGGCACCCCTGAAAATATTCTATTATCTATTGAAAAAGGCATAGATATGTTTGATTGTGTATTGCCGACTCGCAATGCCCGCCATGGGTTGCTCTATACCTCCCAGGGCATCATTAATATCAAGAATGCGCGATGGAAATTTGATCAATCCATCATAGACCCAGGATTGCCGGAGTCCTTTGCCTTACCCTACAGCAAGTCGTATCTTAGGCACTTGATTCAAACCAACGAACTGATGGGAGCTAGAATCGCTACCCTGCAAAATTTAAGCTTATATCTTTACCTGGTAAAGACTGCCCGCGAGAAAATAGAGCAAGGGGTATTCTCTACCTGGAAAAATAAAATGATCGACCAGGTCACATGCAGATTGGATTGA
- a CDS encoding SPOR domain-containing protein — protein MRAILIITIVYFSLPVFGQSGHTQINENPTVVRLNEYFIQYNMRKTEYPGWRIQVFASTDRREMESTLASFKSRFPQYYAKWTLNDPYYQIRAGIFIDYSDAMQGLNEIRKTFRSATLITDRIRREEVLNNL, from the coding sequence TTGAGAGCGATATTAATCATCACCATTGTATACTTTAGCCTACCGGTTTTCGGTCAGTCAGGGCACACTCAAATAAATGAAAACCCGACCGTTGTCAGGCTAAATGAATATTTCATTCAATATAATATGCGGAAGACAGAGTATCCAGGCTGGAGGATCCAGGTATTTGCTTCTACCGACCGCAGGGAAATGGAATCCACCCTGGCAAGTTTCAAAAGCCGCTTTCCTCAATATTATGCCAAATGGACGCTCAATGATCCCTATTATCAGATCAGGGCCGGCATATTTATTGATTACTCTGATGCCATGCAAGGCCTTAATGAAATCAGGAAAACATTTAGGTCTGCTACCCTGATCACCGATAGAATTCGTCGTGAAGAAGTGTTGAACAATCTATGA
- a CDS encoding DUF4405 domain-containing protein: MKSKQVISLSIAFAFLALSLTGILLYIKQKTHEIEITHTVFGLCFIGFAIFHIINNWGSIRGYSYEKLKSAWSKEIKIVGIAFVVLLVGGATGLLEPVAELGRIFAPSRPRMENLNFNKVSTNGTLDQGSTWSISLEMDRSGFLPVVAVWAEDSSGQFLENIFVPTKIALPEEEGDLNDVKLMPFEPSTLPTWSTRTKDHMPNYPEETPRTHFIINTKLRPATSLVIRVEVKNKDLLSNYELRIDPTLKDIFRLVPGQKGPVKKIIVQSE, from the coding sequence ATGAAATCAAAACAGGTAATCAGTCTTTCCATCGCATTTGCATTTTTGGCATTATCCTTGACCGGCATATTATTGTATATCAAACAAAAAACCCATGAGATTGAAATAACGCATACCGTATTTGGACTTTGTTTTATTGGCTTTGCCATATTTCATATTATAAATAACTGGGGTTCAATCAGAGGGTATAGCTATGAAAAATTGAAATCCGCCTGGAGCAAAGAAATCAAAATAGTAGGTATAGCCTTTGTTGTTTTATTGGTTGGTGGGGCTACCGGTCTGCTTGAACCTGTCGCTGAGCTGGGTAGAATATTTGCGCCATCCAGGCCACGGATGGAAAATCTAAATTTTAATAAAGTATCTACCAATGGCACGTTGGATCAAGGCAGCACCTGGTCTATTAGTTTAGAGATGGATCGGTCTGGTTTTCTCCCGGTCGTGGCTGTATGGGCTGAGGACAGCAGTGGTCAATTTTTGGAAAATATCTTTGTGCCAACTAAAATCGCTTTGCCCGAAGAAGAAGGCGATCTCAATGATGTTAAATTGATGCCATTCGAGCCATCGACCCTGCCCACCTGGTCGACAAGAACTAAAGATCATATGCCCAATTATCCCGAAGAGACACCAAGAACCCATTTTATAATCAACACCAAACTCCGCCCAGCCACATCTCTGGTGATCAGAGTGGAAGTTAAAAATAAAGACCTGCTGAGTAACTACGAATTACGGATCGACCCGACGCTGAAGGATATATTCAGATTAGTCCCGGGACAAAAGGGGCCGGTTAAAAAAATCATTGTGCAGTCTGAATGA
- a CDS encoding rod shape-determining protein RodA, whose translation MSSASLNRSALGKLDWITLVTYICLILIGWMMIYASGYSELSETVTPFFKTSAGKQLMAIIISAFLFLVVFITDSKFWSTLAYPIYLLGLISLILVLFLGHKIKGSVSWFNLGGFSFQPSEFAKFGTALAMAAFISYYKTNLKQPKSRMIAMGIFALPIGLILLQPDAGSAITYGSFFILLFREGYNPVWYIIGLSLLALFILALKFEPYYVIAYLICFGATIIYTQLKKNRLLNVVLLACWGLLIASYWVSIPLLSLVGVLSVGLLFFVYQGNKQRLQKLLIILVPSILVGAAFTKVSQHSVENFLKPHQRERINVWLRPEMCDPRGNLYHVLQSKLAISSGNFSGKGFLQGTLTKLNYVPEQSTDFIFSTIGEEQGFLGIAAIVGLFVLLMFRAILIGERARNAFTRVYAYSYMGFILVHFFINIGMTMGLVPIMGIPLPFISYGGTSCMIFSLMTAVLLKLDTARHSV comes from the coding sequence ATGAGTAGCGCATCCCTCAATCGCTCCGCATTAGGCAAACTGGACTGGATCACCCTGGTCACCTATATCTGTTTGATTCTGATAGGATGGATGATGATTTATGCATCAGGTTATTCTGAGCTCAGTGAGACCGTGACCCCTTTTTTTAAGACCAGTGCAGGCAAGCAATTGATGGCCATCATTATTTCCGCTTTTTTGTTCCTCGTGGTCTTCATTACCGATAGTAAGTTTTGGAGTACCCTGGCCTATCCGATTTATTTATTAGGGTTGATTTCGCTCATTTTGGTCCTTTTTTTAGGTCATAAAATTAAGGGCTCGGTATCCTGGTTTAATTTGGGAGGATTTTCTTTTCAACCTTCAGAATTTGCCAAGTTTGGGACTGCGCTGGCTATGGCTGCTTTTATCTCCTATTACAAAACCAACCTCAAGCAGCCAAAGTCCAGGATGATTGCTATGGGGATATTTGCGCTTCCTATTGGTCTGATACTCCTGCAGCCGGATGCAGGATCTGCGATCACTTATGGCTCCTTTTTTATATTGTTATTCAGAGAAGGATACAATCCTGTTTGGTATATCATTGGCTTGTCCTTGCTTGCTTTATTTATACTTGCTTTAAAATTTGAACCCTATTATGTCATCGCCTACCTCATTTGTTTCGGGGCAACCATTATTTATACCCAGCTTAAAAAAAATCGATTACTTAATGTAGTCCTTCTGGCATGTTGGGGGCTTTTGATCGCTTCCTATTGGGTCTCTATTCCATTATTGTCTTTGGTGGGCGTCCTGAGTGTGGGATTGCTGTTTTTTGTTTACCAGGGCAACAAACAAAGGCTGCAGAAATTATTAATCATCCTGGTGCCTTCTATCCTGGTAGGGGCAGCATTTACCAAAGTCTCCCAACACTCTGTAGAAAATTTTCTCAAACCCCATCAACGTGAGCGTATCAATGTATGGTTGAGACCGGAGATGTGTGATCCGCGTGGCAATTTATACCACGTATTGCAGTCCAAACTCGCCATCAGCTCAGGCAATTTTTCGGGAAAAGGCTTTTTACAGGGCACTTTGACTAAGCTCAATTATGTACCGGAGCAAAGCACTGATTTTATATTTAGTACCATCGGCGAAGAGCAGGGATTTTTGGGTATAGCAGCCATCGTAGGCCTTTTTGTGTTGCTCATGTTCAGGGCCATCCTGATCGGCGAACGTGCACGTAATGCCTTCACCCGAGTCTATGCTTACAGTTATATGGGATTTATCCTGGTACATTTTTTTATTAATATAGGCATGACGATGGGATTGGTCCCGATCATGGGGATTCCACTGCCTTTCATCAGCTATGGAGGTACTTCCTGTATGATATTTTCATTGATGACCGCTGTCCTGCTCAAACTGGACACGGCCAGGCATTCGGTATAA
- a CDS encoding LptF/LptG family permease: MQIGLKKLDWYIIKKYWGSFFFTAFLFTLIALVIDFSEKAEKFVEASKTLSVPQILLQYQLNYIPFINGLLWPVFSLISVIFFTSRLAYNSEIISILNAGVSFKRLLLPYLVAASSLVVLLLLANHYIIPLANKPKLDFERLYIKRDGEKRSSGTSMHFFIAPDTKVYLRSYSPSDSMGYTFRLERFEGTTLVSMLKSQFIEWSHKTHDRWTIKDYEIRTYKDSVENIEIFTGQELDTVLNMLPSDFEFYVKQKDLMTTPQLQALVRKEQSRGLNPIKGYITEIYRRTADPFTIIILTIIGVAIAARKVRGGMGLHLAIGISIGAIFVFISKFSVVFSRDPNIPSIVGIWLPNIVFGVVAWVMVRRAQE, encoded by the coding sequence ATGCAGATTGGATTGAAAAAACTGGATTGGTATATCATCAAAAAATATTGGGGGAGCTTTTTCTTCACCGCTTTTTTATTTACCCTGATCGCTTTGGTGATCGACTTCAGTGAAAAAGCAGAAAAATTTGTGGAAGCTTCAAAAACCCTGTCGGTCCCACAAATATTACTACAATACCAACTCAATTATATCCCCTTTATCAATGGATTGCTTTGGCCTGTATTTTCACTGATCTCGGTCATCTTTTTTACCAGTAGGCTGGCTTACAACTCAGAGATCATCTCGATACTAAATGCGGGTGTCAGTTTTAAACGATTGTTGCTACCCTACCTTGTGGCTGCAAGTAGCCTGGTAGTCTTGCTTTTATTAGCCAATCATTATATCATCCCGCTGGCCAACAAACCTAAATTGGACTTTGAGCGATTGTACATCAAACGGGACGGTGAGAAAAGATCCAGCGGCACCAGTATGCATTTTTTTATTGCCCCTGATACCAAAGTGTATCTCCGAAGCTATTCTCCCTCAGACAGTATGGGTTATACTTTTAGGCTGGAGCGTTTTGAAGGAACTACATTGGTATCCATGCTCAAATCACAATTTATTGAGTGGAGTCACAAGACGCACGACCGCTGGACGATCAAAGATTACGAGATCCGGACCTACAAAGATTCAGTAGAAAATATAGAAATCTTTACCGGGCAGGAATTGGACACCGTACTTAATATGCTACCCTCCGACTTTGAGTTTTATGTCAAACAAAAAGACCTGATGACCACACCCCAGTTACAAGCCCTGGTCAGAAAAGAACAATCAAGAGGCCTCAATCCCATCAAAGGATATATCACGGAGATCTATCGGCGCACAGCTGATCCATTTACCATAATCATCCTCACCATCATCGGGGTGGCTATTGCCGCACGAAAAGTCAGGGGAGGCATGGGTTTACACCTGGCGATCGGCATCTCTATCGGGGCGATATTTGTATTTATATCCAAGTTTTCAGTAGTTTTTTCGAGAGATCCCAATATTCCATCCATTGTAGGGATCTGGCTGCCTAATATTGTGTTTGGAGTAGTGGCTTGGGTTATGGTGAGGCGGGCGCAGGAGTGA
- a CDS encoding bifunctional phosphoribosyl-AMP cyclohydrolase/phosphoribosyl-ATP diphosphatase HisIE, whose protein sequence is MKSDLQNIKFDAQTGLMPAIVQDDLSGKVLMLGYMNAEALRLTQATGKVTFYSRSKQRLWVKGETSGHFLLLKSISTDCDDDTLLVKVKPLGPTCHEGFDTCFQEKNESNDFINQLDQLIENTRISPREGSYTTQLFTAGIQKIAQKVGEEAVETILEAQAAGKEDLVYEASDMIYHLLVLLRAKGASWQEVVDQLIKKHQKK, encoded by the coding sequence ATGAAATCCGATCTCCAAAATATAAAATTTGATGCTCAGACAGGACTGATGCCGGCTATTGTCCAGGATGATCTATCAGGCAAAGTGTTGATGTTGGGTTATATGAATGCCGAAGCCCTCCGTCTCACCCAGGCTACCGGCAAGGTGACTTTCTATAGCCGAAGTAAACAAAGACTCTGGGTAAAAGGGGAGACCAGCGGACATTTTTTGTTGTTAAAATCCATATCGACGGATTGTGATGATGATACGCTCCTGGTGAAAGTAAAACCGCTCGGGCCAACGTGTCACGAAGGATTTGATACCTGTTTTCAGGAGAAGAACGAATCAAATGATTTTATCAATCAATTGGATCAGTTGATTGAAAATACCCGTATCAGTCCAAGAGAGGGATCTTATACTACCCAATTATTTACAGCAGGCATTCAGAAAATCGCCCAGAAAGTCGGCGAAGAAGCTGTAGAGACCATCCTCGAAGCCCAGGCAGCCGGCAAGGAAGACCTGGTCTATGAGGCCAGCGATATGATCTATCACCTATTGGTATTGCTCCGTGCCAAAGGTGCATCCTGGCAGGAAGTGGTAGATCAATTGATCAAGAAGCATCAAAAAAAATGA